Proteins found in one Abyssibius alkaniclasticus genomic segment:
- the tagF gene encoding type VI secretion system-associated protein TagF: MGGTYGYYGKFPALGDFVRGGVSRRFVNVWDPWLQAGIAYARSLLGAGWRELYATAPIWRFQLGAEIAHDRPIFGVMMPSQDAVGRLFPLTLLAEGMGADGGLQNDALFTPLEDIALEMLDTLNRKTRLEEMLAALPDPLPGATPTPRASQWLSAPDAEFGDPTSLTFSGLPEGAGFLSLMGYDPHAEDLGALL; encoded by the coding sequence ATGGGCGGAACTTACGGATATTATGGTAAGTTTCCGGCCCTGGGGGATTTTGTGCGCGGTGGTGTCAGCCGCCGGTTTGTGAATGTCTGGGACCCGTGGCTGCAAGCGGGCATTGCCTATGCGCGCAGTCTGCTCGGCGCTGGCTGGCGCGAGCTTTACGCGACAGCCCCCATCTGGCGCTTTCAGCTTGGGGCTGAAATTGCGCATGACCGCCCAATCTTTGGCGTGATGATGCCCAGCCAGGATGCGGTGGGCCGCCTGTTTCCGCTGACCTTGCTGGCCGAAGGCATGGGGGCCGATGGCGGGCTGCAAAACGACGCGCTGTTCACCCCGCTCGAAGATATCGCGCTGGAAATGCTCGACACGCTCAACCGCAAGACCCGGCTGGAGGAGATGCTGGCCGCATTGCCAGACCCGCTTCCCGGCGCAACCCCGACACCGCGCGCCAGCCAATGGCTTTCGGCACCCGATGCCGAATTTGGCGACCCGACAAGCCTGACATTCAGCGGTTTGCCCGAAGGGGCGGGGTTTTTGTCACTCATGGGATACGACCCCCATGCCGAAGATCTGGGGGCCTTGTTATGA
- the argE gene encoding acetylornithine deacetylase translates to MFDQTIQILGKLISFPTISSDSNLALIDWVADYVAGHGAHVEISHDASGTKGNLFATFGPMIDGGIILSGHSDVVPTTGQAWSRDAFTLHESGGLYYGRGACDMKGFIACALALAPQLAQAGLSKPIHIALSYDEETGCLGAPVMLAALAARGLRPGICIVGEPTSMRLINGHKGCCEMHTVLGGLEGHSSMPAAGVNAAVYAARYIGQLMEIAEALKARAPADSPFDPPQTTLNVGRLAAGVATNVIPNHAEIDWEYRPVQPDDIAFVKTRINDFANNVLLPEMRATHPGASIETRTIAEVVGLEPEAEGAAQKLVLALTGANTTATVPFGTEAGLFAAQGISTVVCGPGDIAQAHKPDEFVSGEQLRQCLTMLERLLARVSA, encoded by the coding sequence ATGTTTGACCAAACCATTCAGATTCTCGGCAAGCTCATCAGCTTTCCCACAATCAGCAGCGACAGCAATCTGGCGCTGATCGACTGGGTGGCTGACTATGTGGCAGGCCACGGCGCGCATGTCGAAATTTCGCATGATGCAAGCGGCACAAAGGGCAACCTGTTTGCCACGTTCGGGCCAATGATCGATGGTGGAATAATCCTGTCGGGCCATAGCGATGTGGTGCCCACAACCGGCCAGGCCTGGAGCCGCGATGCCTTTACGCTGCATGAATCCGGCGGGCTGTATTACGGGCGCGGTGCTTGCGACATGAAGGGTTTTATCGCCTGCGCGCTGGCGCTGGCCCCGCAGCTTGCGCAAGCCGGGTTGAGCAAACCCATTCATATCGCGCTGAGCTATGACGAGGAAACCGGTTGCCTTGGCGCGCCGGTCATGCTGGCCGCTTTGGCTGCGCGCGGGCTGCGCCCCGGCATCTGCATTGTGGGCGAGCCGACAAGTATGCGGCTGATCAACGGGCATAAGGGCTGTTGTGAAATGCACACGGTTCTGGGCGGGCTGGAGGGCCACAGCTCCATGCCCGCCGCCGGGGTCAATGCGGCGGTTTACGCGGCGCGCTATATCGGGCAGCTGATGGAAATTGCCGAGGCGCTGAAAGCCCGTGCGCCTGCCGACAGCCCGTTCGACCCACCCCAGACCACGCTGAATGTTGGCCGTCTTGCGGCTGGCGTGGCAACGAATGTCATTCCGAACCATGCGGAAATCGACTGGGAATACCGCCCCGTGCAGCCAGACGATATTGCTTTTGTGAAAACCCGCATCAACGACTTTGCCAATAACGTGCTGCTGCCCGAGATGCGCGCCACCCATCCCGGTGCCAGTATCGAAACCCGAACCATTGCCGAGGTTGTGGGGCTGGAGCCGGAGGCCGAGGGCGCGGCACAAAAGCTGGTGCTGGCGCTGACCGGGGCGAACACCACCGCCACCGTGCCCTTTGGCACCGAGGCGGGGCTGTTTGCCGCCCAGGGCATTTCCACCGTGGTCTGCGGCCCCGGTGATATTGCCCAGGCCCATAAGCCGGATGAATTTGTCAGTGGCGAGCAATTGCGCCAGTGTCTGACCATGCTGGAACGGCTGCTCGCGCGGGTTTCGGCCTGA
- a CDS encoding PP2C family protein-serine/threonine phosphatase, translating into MSIFHHCGKTHVGNVRKLNEDSLISVPELGVFVVADGMGGHSGGDYASQSVVGHVDRMDRGMPSGEAMRAVRTAFLESHYAIQAEAERRGGGTIGSTAIALILSEPHFACLWVGDSRLYLLRDGQLIQLSRDHSLVNDLFDSGQITAEEVETHPHGNVITRAVGVGETLEIDKIRGTYEPGDRFLLCSDGLSGYASFDDIRHCMLSAPITSVCDELIALALAGGGRDNITAITVEIPDYF; encoded by the coding sequence ATGAGTATTTTTCACCATTGCGGTAAAACCCATGTGGGCAATGTGCGCAAGCTGAACGAAGATTCATTGATCTCTGTGCCAGAACTCGGGGTGTTTGTGGTGGCCGATGGTATGGGCGGGCATTCAGGCGGTGACTATGCCAGCCAAAGCGTTGTCGGCCATGTCGACCGGATGGACCGTGGAATGCCATCGGGCGAGGCGATGCGCGCCGTGCGCACCGCCTTTCTGGAATCGCATTATGCCATTCAGGCCGAGGCCGAGCGGCGCGGCGGTGGCACGATCGGCTCGACCGCCATCGCGCTTATCCTGTCCGAGCCGCATTTTGCCTGCCTCTGGGTGGGCGATAGTCGGCTTTATTTGCTGCGCGACGGGCAGCTCATCCAGCTTTCGCGCGACCATTCGCTGGTGAATGACCTGTTTGACTCTGGCCAGATCACCGCTGAAGAGGTTGAGACCCACCCGCATGGCAATGTGATCACCCGCGCGGTCGGGGTGGGCGAAACGCTGGAGATTGACAAGATCCGCGGCACTTACGAGCCGGGAGACCGGTTCCTGCTGTGCAGCGACGGGCTGTCGGGCTATGCCAGTTTTGACGATATCCGCCACTGCATGTTGTCGGCGCCCATCACCTCGGTCTGCGATGAGCTGATTGCCCTGGCACTTGCAGGCGGCGGGCGTGACAATATCACCGCGATAACGGTCGAAATTCCCGATTATTTTTAG
- a CDS encoding gamma-glutamyltransferase family protein produces MRDFQKNGRSMTYAENGMCAASHPLAAQVAVQILQAGGNAVDAGIAAAMVLNICEPHMTGLGGDCFALVQPREGADIIGLNASGRAPASANAAALRAAGRTGIASDSADAVTMPGAVDGLLRLIEDYGRIGRDRVLAPAIHYAESGLPIAPRVGQDWGESWDDLRGHGRRFYLKNGKPFAAGDKFAAPRQAEVLRRIAAQGRAGFYEGEVADDLVSSLRALGGGHSLDDLASVRADYVAPVATRYRGTELVELPPNGQGAAALLLANILGHFDFAGMDPVGTTRTHILAEASKLAYDARNRFVTDPAHMDTRLAHMLAPETAARLAALISPKAVLPLPTPPLEAVHKDTVYLTVVDKNRMALSLICSIFSRFGSGQASEKFGILFHDRGTGFNLIEGHRNVLAPGKRPMHTIIPGMMREGKNLMPFGVMGGQYQAAGHGHYLSNLVDFGMDMQTAFDAPRAFAEHGALWLETGFAPEVAQDLADLGHQVKWRKSAIGGAQAIQIDAARGILIGASDFRKDGCALGY; encoded by the coding sequence ATGCGCGACTTTCAGAAAAACGGCCGCTCGATGACCTATGCCGAAAACGGGATGTGCGCGGCAAGCCACCCGCTGGCGGCACAGGTTGCGGTGCAAATTTTGCAGGCGGGTGGCAATGCGGTTGATGCCGGCATTGCCGCGGCGATGGTGCTGAATATCTGCGAGCCGCATATGACCGGGCTTGGCGGCGATTGTTTTGCGCTTGTGCAGCCGCGTGAGGGGGCGGATATCATCGGCCTCAACGCGTCTGGCCGCGCGCCCGCGTCGGCCAATGCCGCCGCCCTGCGCGCCGCCGGCCGCACCGGCATCGCCAGTGACAGCGCCGATGCGGTGACCATGCCCGGCGCGGTTGATGGTTTGCTGCGCCTGATCGAGGATTATGGACGCATCGGGCGCGACCGTGTTCTTGCCCCCGCTATCCACTATGCCGAATCCGGCCTGCCGATTGCGCCGCGCGTGGGGCAGGACTGGGGTGAAAGCTGGGATGATCTGCGCGGTCACGGGCGAAGGTTCTACTTGAAGAATGGCAAGCCCTTTGCCGCTGGCGACAAGTTTGCAGCGCCTCGCCAGGCTGAAGTACTACGCCGGATCGCGGCACAGGGCCGCGCCGGGTTTTATGAAGGCGAGGTGGCCGATGATCTTGTGTCATCGCTCAGGGCGCTGGGCGGCGGGCACAGTCTGGATGACCTTGCAAGCGTGCGCGCTGACTATGTCGCCCCTGTCGCAACGCGGTATCGTGGCACCGAGCTTGTTGAACTGCCGCCAAACGGGCAGGGCGCGGCGGCTTTGCTGCTGGCCAATATCCTTGGCCATTTCGATTTTGCGGGGATGGACCCTGTGGGCACGACGCGCACGCATATACTGGCCGAGGCCAGCAAGCTTGCCTATGACGCGCGTAACCGGTTTGTGACCGACCCCGCCCATATGGACACGCGGCTGGCGCATATGCTGGCACCGGAAACCGCCGCCAGACTGGCGGCGCTGATTTCACCCAAAGCCGTGCTGCCTTTGCCCACCCCGCCGCTTGAGGCGGTGCATAAGGACACGGTCTATCTGACCGTGGTTGACAAAAACCGCATGGCGCTCAGCCTGATCTGTTCGATCTTCTCGCGCTTTGGCAGCGGGCAGGCTTCGGAAAAATTCGGCATATTGTTCCATGATCGCGGCACCGGGTTTAACCTGATCGAGGGGCACAGAAACGTGCTTGCCCCCGGCAAACGCCCCATGCACACGATCATTCCCGGCATGATGCGCGAGGGCAAAAACCTGATGCCTTTCGGCGTGATGGGTGGGCAGTATCAGGCGGCGGGGCATGGGCATTACCTGTCAAATCTGGTGGATTTTGGCATGGATATGCAAACCGCCTTTGATGCGCCGCGCGCCTTTGCCGAGCATGGCGCACTGTGGCTGGAAACCGGGTTTGCGCCCGAAGTGGCGCAAGACCTTGCCGATCTGGGGCATCAGGTGAAATGGCGCAAATCGGCCATTGGCGGCGCGCAGGCCATTCAGATTGATGCGGCGCGCGGCATTCTGATCGGCGCATCGGATTTTCGCAAGGATGGCTGCGCTTTGGGCTATTGA
- a CDS encoding DUF2794 domain-containing protein: protein MALIPHPATSPPFGQSAQISFHRSEIAIILSVYGRFVAAGLWRDYGISALRDYAVFSIFRHTAEQPLFRVEKRPGNRLRQGQYSVIGMDGRTLKRGDDLAQVMRIFDRQLMRAV from the coding sequence ATGGCATTGATCCCGCACCCCGCAACGTCCCCGCCCTTTGGACAGAGCGCCCAGATCTCGTTTCACCGCAGTGAAATTGCGATCATTCTGTCGGTCTACGGGCGGTTTGTTGCGGCAGGGCTGTGGCGCGACTATGGAATCTCGGCTCTGCGCGATTATGCGGTGTTTTCCATTTTCCGCCACACGGCCGAACAGCCGCTTTTTCGCGTGGAAAAGCGCCCCGGCAACCGGCTGCGGCAGGGGCAGTATTCGGTGATCGGCATGGATGGGCGCACGCTGAAACGCGGTGATGATCTGGCACAGGTGATGCGTATTTTCGACCGTCAGCTCATGCGTGCGGTCTAG
- the recQ gene encoding DNA helicase RecQ: protein MNAQTNLLRSVFGFDGFRPGQEEVVAAVAAGHDVLTVMPTGGGKSLCFQLPALLREGVTLVISPLIALMRDQVRALNDAGVEAGALTSGNTEDEVEAVFAALDDGRLKILYMAPERLGREGTMRLLSRVNVSLIAVDEAHCVSQWGHDFRPDYLKIGALRDRLNVPLVALTATADAETRQEIVERLFAGRSPQVFLRGFDRPNLNIAFEAKDNPRAQLLGFVAARKGLSGIVYCGSRARTETLAQALRNAGHNALAYHAGMEPDDRRLAETRFQQEDGLIVVATVAFGMGIDKPDIRYVVHADLPKNIEGWYQEIGRAGRDGAPADTLTLFGPDDIRLRRSQIDEGLAPLERKRADHARLNALLGLAEAMGCRRRVLLPYFGDAPEGDCGNCDLCRTAPETFDGTEAARMALSAALRSGERYGAGHLTDILRGETTDKIARAGHASLPTFGVGKAYSRREWGAVFRQLMGRDLLRPDPERMGALVMTEAARPLLRGETTLELRRDTIRAAKRGPAAPVALVGEEDEGLLAALKAKRRALAEAARAPAYVIFPDRTLIELAQTRPQNMDEFARINGVGAKKLESYGAIFLEVICGAAPKPQHPSRRKLNGRAQGGVFDQLHEAQLALARGENGLDKYLSCTHGTLAKIAESRPRDLAALERIQGMGQQKTARFGAAFLEILESET from the coding sequence ATGAATGCCCAAACCAACCTTCTGCGCAGCGTCTTCGGCTTTGACGGGTTTCGCCCCGGCCAGGAAGAGGTGGTCGCCGCCGTGGCTGCTGGCCATGATGTGCTGACCGTAATGCCCACAGGCGGCGGCAAGTCGCTCTGCTTCCAGCTTCCGGCGCTGCTGCGCGAGGGGGTGACGCTGGTAATCTCGCCGCTGATCGCGCTGATGCGCGACCAGGTCCGCGCGCTCAACGATGCGGGCGTTGAGGCGGGTGCGCTGACTTCCGGCAATACCGAAGACGAGGTCGAGGCAGTGTTCGCCGCGCTTGATGATGGGCGTCTCAAGATTCTCTACATGGCGCCCGAACGGCTGGGGCGCGAGGGCACGATGCGGCTGCTGTCGCGCGTGAATGTGAGCCTGATTGCTGTCGACGAGGCGCACTGCGTCAGCCAATGGGGCCATGATTTTCGCCCCGATTATCTGAAAATCGGCGCGCTGCGCGACCGGCTGAACGTGCCGCTTGTGGCGCTGACCGCCACCGCCGATGCAGAAACCCGCCAGGAAATTGTTGAACGCTTGTTTGCGGGCCGCAGCCCGCAGGTGTTTTTGCGCGGCTTTGACCGCCCGAACCTGAATATTGCCTTCGAGGCGAAGGACAACCCGCGCGCGCAGCTGCTTGGCTTTGTGGCGGCGCGCAAGGGGCTTTCGGGCATTGTTTATTGCGGTAGCCGCGCGCGCACCGAAACACTGGCACAGGCCTTGCGCAATGCGGGCCATAACGCGCTGGCTTATCATGCCGGCATGGAACCGGATGACCGCCGCCTTGCCGAAACCCGGTTCCAGCAGGAAGACGGGCTGATCGTTGTCGCCACGGTCGCCTTTGGCATGGGCATCGACAAGCCCGACATACGCTATGTGGTTCATGCCGATCTGCCCAAGAATATCGAGGGCTGGTATCAGGAAATTGGCCGCGCCGGGCGCGATGGTGCGCCGGCCGATACGCTTACGCTGTTTGGCCCCGACGATATTCGTCTGCGCCGCAGCCAGATTGACGAGGGGCTTGCCCCGCTGGAGCGCAAGCGCGCCGATCATGCGCGGCTGAACGCGCTGCTGGGGCTGGCCGAGGCGATGGGCTGCCGCCGCCGTGTGCTTCTGCCCTATTTTGGTGACGCCCCCGAAGGCGATTGTGGCAATTGCGATTTGTGCCGCACCGCGCCGGAAACCTTTGACGGCACCGAGGCGGCACGCATGGCGCTCAGCGCGGCCTTGCGCTCGGGGGAACGCTATGGGGCAGGGCATTTGACCGACATTTTGCGCGGCGAAACCACCGACAAGATTGCCCGCGCCGGCCATGCCAGCCTGCCGACCTTCGGCGTGGGCAAGGCCTATTCCAGGCGCGAATGGGGGGCGGTGTTTCGCCAGTTGATGGGGCGTGACCTGCTGCGCCCCGACCCGGAGCGCATGGGCGCCCTGGTGATGACCGAAGCCGCCCGCCCGCTTTTGCGCGGCGAAACCACGCTGGAGTTGCGGCGCGACACCATTCGTGCCGCAAAACGCGGCCCAGCCGCCCCCGTGGCGCTGGTGGGTGAAGAGGATGAGGGCCTGCTCGCCGCGCTCAAAGCCAAACGCCGCGCACTGGCCGAAGCCGCCCGCGCCCCCGCCTATGTGATTTTCCCCGACCGCACGCTGATAGAGCTTGCCCAGACCCGCCCGCAAAACATGGATGAATTTGCGCGCATCAACGGTGTTGGCGCCAAGAAGCTGGAAAGCTATGGCGCGATCTTTCTGGAAGTGATCTGCGGAGCGGCACCAAAGCCGCAGCACCCTTCACGCCGCAAGCTGAACGGCCGCGCTCAGGGCGGCGTGTTTGACCAGTTGCACGAAGCCCAGCTTGCCTTGGCGCGGGGCGAAAACGGGTTGGACAAGTATCTGTCCTGCACGCATGGCACCTTGGCGAAAATCGCCGAAAGCCGCCCGCGCGACCTGGCCGCACTTGAGCGCATTCAAGGCATGGGCCAACAAAAAACCGCCCGTTTCGGGGCGGCATTTCTGGAAATACTTGAATCGGAAACCTGA
- a CDS encoding GcrA family cell cycle regulator produces the protein MSWTDERVEQLKQMWGEGKSASQISKELGNVTRNAVIGKVHRLGLSNRPATPATAPGKAAKDTAKPAAKPASKEQTAAPAPKAAPAQPAAAAPAASAPAPVAREHIPGRKPIGIPGQPLPPQPTNSEISAEALANVKALERKAKKLNLMQLTERTCKWPIGDPATPEFWFCGHPTEPGKPYCETHVGIAFQPMSSRRDRRR, from the coding sequence ATGTCCTGGACAGACGAACGCGTTGAACAGCTCAAGCAAATGTGGGGCGAGGGGAAGTCTGCCAGTCAGATTTCCAAGGAGCTTGGCAATGTCACCCGCAATGCGGTGATCGGCAAGGTGCATCGTCTTGGCCTGTCAAACCGCCCCGCTACCCCGGCAACCGCGCCCGGCAAGGCCGCCAAGGACACGGCCAAGCCTGCCGCCAAACCCGCCAGTAAAGAGCAAACCGCCGCGCCTGCGCCCAAAGCGGCCCCGGCCCAGCCCGCTGCTGCCGCCCCTGCCGCATCCGCGCCAGCCCCAGTTGCGCGCGAGCATATTCCGGGGCGCAAGCCTATCGGCATTCCCGGCCAGCCTTTGCCACCGCAGCCCACCAATTCGGAAATTTCCGCCGAGGCTTTGGCCAATGTAAAGGCGCTGGAGCGCAAGGCCAAGAAACTGAACCTGATGCAGTTGACCGAACGCACCTGCAAATGGCCGATTGGCGACCCGGCTACGCCCGAATTCTGGTTTTGTGGCCATCCGACCGAGCCGGGCAAGCCCTATTGCGAAACCCATGTCGGCATTGCCTTCCAGCCGATGAGCAGCCGCCGCGACCGCCGTCGTTAG
- the tssM gene encoding type VI secretion system membrane subunit TssM: protein MWRIIKKIFGSAWLLWLLITTVFAVLIYLFGDLLAFGSWRPFGTQLAKYITIGVLYFIVILMLIIRTIRRRRRERRMDEDIVAEEEDGDDVVEEELLEMRKRMKEALQILKKSKLGGKGGRRNLYQLPWYIMIGPPGAGKTTAIVNSGLNFPLAEKMGMQALGGIGGTRNCDWWFTDEAVLIDTAGRYTTQDSDAEADRDAWLGFLAMLKRNRKRQPINGAMVAISLSDISMLDTAARKEHANAIRQRLVELREKLGVRFPVYILFTKADLIAGFSEFYENLGREEREQVWGFTYPIKGPKTKINALAEFDGQFTALLGQLNNLTLERLQQETDSQRRGLINGFAQQLASLQTVAKEFLTDVFQENKYQDQQFLRGVYFTSGTQEGTPIDRLMMNMARTFGIGRQAIGTGSGQGRSYFLRNLIETVIFGEAGLVSADDKVERRYRWIKRGAITAAILFAAGVGTLWTFSFLGNKEMIAQASADVDRYNQMVSVIPVSPVDEVDLLPLIEPLNILRDLPGNPAQDDPAPPRELTWGLWQGDNVGNAASQTYRRALNERFLPRILLKLERQMQANLNNPELLYELLKVYMMLGLQGPIDEQLVVDLLSVDWDMTYPGEQMAQAREDLVGHLTQMINQPMQEISLHGPLVAQVQALLSETPVSVRVYNSIIASPEARAINDWRVLEQGGPLAARVLIRPSGLPLSEGVEGIYTRAGFYNVFLPAALDVAEQLRAENWVLGERGEDLSDEEALTRIASEVLDLYYTDYIANYERILGDVDIAPMGAMSEVVQTLDIISGPNSPVAKLMTAVAYQTQLTAPPGAVDIAGAASDVTEFGAQTALDNLSIRTRMLVDVLASSATANGQPAPPPPGTTVEERFRWLRDFTVGEEGVPTELSDTMARLTALYQELNRLSVTGGSTNINSTATQDLQVALGRIPDPMKRWATQITEASSGVAAGGARAALNAQWQAQVLPTCNRAITDRFPFFRGQSADVPIQEFARLFAPQGLIDGFFQANLAEFVDTTSSPWKWRRVNNQELGISDSVLSQFQRAAEIRDAFFLAPGLPAVTFDLKPVALDPAADRVQIVVDGQILDYRQSQPQQVTPMQWPGSGGATQVAFQPQNRNTENGVGFEGPWAFFRMLEGAEVRRGNAADRSRIIFNVGGRIAVFELRAGAAINPFDLEMLRGFRCPSSL from the coding sequence ATGTGGCGTATCATTAAGAAGATCTTCGGTTCGGCCTGGCTGCTTTGGCTGCTGATCACCACGGTATTTGCCGTGCTGATCTATCTGTTCGGCGACCTTCTGGCCTTTGGCAGTTGGCGGCCCTTTGGCACCCAGCTTGCAAAATACATCACCATCGGGGTGCTGTATTTCATTGTCATCCTGATGCTGATCATCCGCACCATTCGCCGCCGCCGCCGCGAGAGGCGCATGGATGAGGATATCGTCGCCGAGGAAGAAGACGGCGACGATGTCGTTGAAGAAGAGCTTCTGGAAATGCGCAAGCGCATGAAAGAGGCGCTGCAAATTCTGAAAAAATCCAAGCTGGGCGGCAAGGGTGGCAGACGGAACCTGTATCAACTGCCCTGGTATATCATGATCGGGCCACCGGGCGCGGGCAAAACCACGGCAATTGTCAATTCCGGCCTGAATTTTCCGCTGGCCGAGAAAATGGGAATGCAGGCGCTGGGCGGCATCGGCGGCACGCGCAACTGCGACTGGTGGTTCACCGATGAGGCCGTGCTGATCGACACGGCAGGCCGCTATACCACGCAGGATTCCGATGCCGAGGCCGACCGCGATGCCTGGCTCGGCTTTCTGGCCATGCTCAAACGCAACCGCAAGCGCCAGCCGATCAACGGGGCAATGGTGGCGATTTCGCTGTCCGATATTTCGATGCTCGACACCGCCGCGCGCAAGGAACATGCCAATGCCATTCGCCAGCGGCTTGTGGAATTGCGCGAAAAACTGGGCGTGCGCTTTCCGGTTTACATCCTGTTTACCAAGGCCGACCTGATTGCCGGGTTCAGCGAGTTCTACGAGAATCTGGGCCGCGAAGAGCGTGAACAGGTCTGGGGTTTCACCTATCCGATCAAGGGGCCGAAAACCAAAATCAACGCGCTGGCCGAATTTGACGGGCAATTCACGGCCTTGCTTGGCCAGTTGAATAACCTGACGCTTGAGCGGCTCCAGCAGGAAACCGACAGCCAGCGCCGCGGGCTGATCAACGGGTTTGCGCAGCAACTGGCCAGCCTGCAAACCGTTGCAAAAGAATTCCTGACCGATGTGTTCCAGGAAAACAAATATCAGGACCAGCAGTTTCTGCGCGGGGTCTATTTTACCTCGGGCACGCAGGAAGGCACCCCGATTGACCGTTTGATGATGAACATGGCCCGCACCTTTGGCATTGGCCGTCAGGCAATTGGCACAGGCTCGGGGCAGGGGCGCAGCTACTTTTTGCGCAACCTGATCGAGACCGTGATCTTTGGCGAGGCCGGGTTGGTTTCGGCCGATGACAAGGTCGAGCGCCGCTATCGCTGGATCAAGCGCGGCGCGATCACCGCCGCAATTCTGTTTGCTGCGGGGGTTGGCACGCTCTGGACCTTCTCCTTCCTTGGCAACAAGGAGATGATCGCGCAGGCCAGCGCCGATGTCGATCGCTATAACCAGATGGTTTCGGTCATACCCGTCAGCCCGGTTGATGAAGTCGACCTGTTGCCGCTGATCGAGCCGCTGAACATATTGCGCGATCTGCCGGGCAACCCCGCGCAAGACGATCCGGCGCCGCCGCGCGAGCTGACCTGGGGGCTGTGGCAGGGCGACAATGTCGGCAATGCCGCCTCTCAAACCTATCGCCGTGCGCTGAACGAACGCTTTTTGCCGCGCATCCTGCTCAAACTCGAACGCCAGATGCAGGCCAACCTGAACAACCCCGAACTGCTTTATGAGCTGTTGAAGGTCTATATGATGCTTGGTCTGCAAGGCCCGATCGACGAGCAACTGGTTGTTGATCTGCTGAGCGTCGATTGGGATATGACCTATCCGGGCGAGCAGATGGCGCAGGCGCGCGAAGATCTGGTCGGCCATCTGACGCAGATGATCAACCAGCCGATGCAGGAAATTTCGCTGCACGGCCCGCTTGTCGCGCAGGTGCAGGCGCTGCTCAGCGAAACGCCGGTATCGGTGCGGGTATACAACTCGATCATCGCCAGCCCGGAAGCGCGCGCCATCAATGACTGGCGCGTGCTGGAACAGGGCGGCCCGCTGGCCGCACGCGTGCTGATCCGCCCCTCTGGCCTGCCGCTGTCCGAAGGCGTTGAGGGGATCTATACCCGCGCGGGATTTTACAATGTCTTCCTGCCCGCCGCCCTGGATGTGGCCGAACAGCTGCGCGCCGAAAACTGGGTGCTTGGTGAGCGTGGTGAGGATTTGAGCGATGAAGAGGCGCTGACCCGCATCGCCAGCGAAGTGCTGGACCTGTATTATACCGATTACATCGCCAATTATGAGCGCATCCTTGGCGATGTCGATATTGCGCCGATGGGCGCGATGAGCGAGGTTGTGCAGACGCTCGACATTATCTCCGGCCCCAATTCTCCGGTCGCCAAATTGATGACAGCGGTTGCCTATCAAACCCAGCTGACCGCCCCGCCGGGCGCGGTCGATATTGCCGGCGCCGCTTCGGATGTTACCGAATTTGGCGCGCAAACCGCGCTGGACAACCTGTCTATCCGCACGCGGATGCTGGTGGATGTTCTGGCCTCTTCGGCCACGGCAAACGGCCAGCCCGCCCCGCCGCCACCGGGCACAACCGTTGAAGAACGGTTCCGCTGGCTGCGCGATTTCACCGTTGGTGAAGAAGGTGTGCCAACCGAACTTTCCGACACGATGGCACGGCTGACGGCGCTGTATCAGGAGCTGAACCGCCTGTCGGTGACAGGGGGCAGCACCAATATCAATTCGACCGCCACGCAGGATTTGCAGGTGGCGCTTGGCCGCATCCCCGACCCGATGAAGCGCTGGGCGACGCAGATCACCGAAGCCAGCTCCGGTGTGGCCGCGGGCGGTGCGCGCGCGGCGCTGAATGCGCAATGGCAGGCGCAGGTCTTGCCAACCTGCAACCGCGCCATCACCGACCGTTTCCCCTTTTTCAGGGGGCAAAGTGCTGATGTGCCCATTCAGGAATTTGCCCGCCTGTTTGCGCCGCAAGGGCTGATCGACGGGTTCTTCCAGGCCAATCTGGCCGAATTCGTCGACACAACAAGCAGCCCGTGGAAATGGCGCCGTGTGAACAACCAGGAGCTTGGGATATCGGATTCGGTGCTGTCGCAATTTCAGCGCGCCGCCGAAATCCGCGATGCCTTCTTCCTTGCCCCCGGCCTGCCGGCGGTCACATTCGATCTGAAGCCGGTCGCGCTCGACCCGGCCGCCGATCGTGTGCAGATCGTGGTCGACGGGCAGATTCTGGACTATCGCCAGAGCCAGCCGCAGCAGGTTACACCCATGCAATGGCCCGGCTCGGGCGGGGCGACGCAGGTTGCCTTCCAGCCCCAGAACCGTAACACCGAAAACGGTGTCGGCTTTGAAGGGCCCTGGGCGTTTTTCCGGATGCTCGAAGGGGCCGAGGTGCGCCGTGGCAATGCCGCCGACCGTAGCCGCATCATCTTCAATGTCGGCGGGCGCATCGCGGTGTTCGAGCTGCGCGCGGGTGCGGCGATCAACCCGTTCGATCTTGAGATGCTGCGCGGTTTCCGCTGCCCGAGCTCGTTGTAA